The following coding sequences lie in one Corynebacterium humireducens NBRC 106098 = DSM 45392 genomic window:
- a CDS encoding aminoacyl-tRNA hydrolase, whose amino-acid sequence MEETDPLALAHALLSARVSDNRHDRSENPEQQETVQAMQIALHVPKTQPPRRTDLLEAAARAVVAVCLSDRVAGDPSWRAGLEGWYDHLIRKVTRRARNKAWREVQEVPGVTVDVRGAQARAFVPSAVSAVPPPVRKLQIQGTELPPEEPGPVEPGTPLILVDRDLQMTTGKAAAQVGHASMLLAAAQDLGWVRAWAARGFPLNVREVPHAEFAAYLGTPGVVTVRDAGYTEVAPDALTVLALPGDEAHLRGARP is encoded by the coding sequence GTGGAGGAGACCGATCCGCTCGCCCTCGCGCACGCCCTCCTGAGCGCGCGGGTGAGCGACAACCGGCACGACCGCTCCGAGAACCCGGAGCAGCAGGAGACCGTGCAGGCGATGCAGATCGCCCTGCACGTGCCGAAGACACAACCGCCCCGCCGTACCGACCTCCTCGAGGCCGCGGCGCGGGCGGTTGTCGCCGTCTGCCTCTCCGACAGGGTCGCGGGGGACCCGTCCTGGCGGGCGGGGCTGGAGGGCTGGTACGACCACCTCATCCGCAAGGTGACCCGCCGGGCCCGCAACAAGGCGTGGCGGGAGGTGCAGGAGGTGCCGGGCGTCACCGTCGACGTGCGGGGCGCCCAGGCACGGGCGTTCGTGCCCTCGGCGGTGTCGGCGGTCCCGCCGCCGGTGCGGAAGCTGCAGATCCAGGGGACGGAGCTGCCCCCGGAGGAACCGGGCCCCGTGGAGCCCGGCACCCCGCTGATCCTCGTGGACCGGGACCTGCAGATGACCACCGGCAAGGCGGCGGCCCAGGTCGGGCACGCGAGCATGCTGCTGGCCGCGGCCCAGGACCTGGGGTGGGTCCGCGCATGGGCGGCCCGCGGTTTTCCGCTGAACGTGCGGGAGGTGCCGCATGCGGAGTTCGCGGCGTACCTCGGCACCCCGGGGGTGGTGACGGTGCGGGACGCCGGTTACACGGAGG